The following proteins come from a genomic window of Candidatus Thermoplasmatota archaeon:
- the map gene encoding type II methionyl aminopeptidase yields MNEILEKYRVAGRVAAEARAYGSKLAVEGIPLLELVTEIELFITKKGLKPAFPVNIGINNVTAHYTPSSNDKSILKKGDVVKIDLGTHLEGYIADTAITVEVGTDNYRNLIAASVEALNLALELLKPALEVNVIGSCIENVITARGFKSVRNLTGHSISQYKLHGGKAIPNVRTSVADKIELGEVLAIEPFATNGYGKVNERGYGNIYRFVRDREPRSKEGKILVEYIKKNFHSLPFAERWCCGVVDNPQLALRELTKELIVARYPILQEVDNSVVAQTEHTVIVTERGCEIIT; encoded by the coding sequence ATGAATGAGATATTAGAGAAGTACAGGGTAGCTGGTAGAGTAGCTGCAGAAGCTAGAGCTTACGGCAGCAAGCTTGCAGTGGAGGGAATTCCGCTTTTAGAACTTGTAACTGAGATAGAGCTCTTCATAACAAAGAAGGGCTTAAAGCCTGCGTTCCCAGTAAATATAGGAATAAATAATGTTACTGCTCATTATACTCCGAGTTCTAACGATAAGTCGATTTTGAAAAAAGGCGATGTTGTGAAAATAGATTTAGGCACTCATTTAGAAGGATATATTGCGGATACCGCTATTACCGTAGAAGTGGGCACCGACAATTACAGAAACTTAATCGCAGCAAGTGTAGAAGCACTTAATTTAGCGCTAGAGCTGCTCAAGCCTGCCCTAGAAGTTAACGTTATTGGCTCTTGCATTGAAAATGTAATTACTGCTAGAGGGTTCAAATCTGTAAGGAACTTAACGGGGCATTCAATAAGTCAATACAAGCTTCACGGTGGAAAAGCAATTCCTAACGTAAGAACTTCTGTGGCTGATAAAATAGAGCTAGGCGAGGTATTGGCAATAGAGCCTTTTGCAACTAATGGCTATGGAAAGGTTAATGAACGTGGCTACGGCAATATTTACAGGTTTGTAAGAGATAGAGAGCCACGCAGCAAAGAAGGTAAAATTTTAGTTGAATATATCAAAAAAAATTTTCATTCTTTACCTTTTGCAGAGCGCTGGTGCTGCGGGGTAGTCGATAACCCCCAACTTGCGCTCAGAGAGCTAACGAAAGAGCTTATTGTCGCTAGATACCCCATACTGCAAGAAGTAGATAACTCTGTTGTGGCGCAGACTGAGCATACTGTAATAGTAACTGAGCGTGGTTGTGAAATTATTACGTAG
- a CDS encoding winged helix-turn-helix transcriptional regulator: MEELLLLESRRKIYRVIESNQGIHLREISRILGMHLSLVEHHLNYMAKHELINAIEEGGYKRYYTGKEIIGARDKRVLALLRQKMPLKIVLFILEHPNSRHKDILTQLNISGSTLSFHLKKLVKAGMLNVGSQGSEKSYDINDKRAVLRLLIEYKPAGEELTESFVELWEQLKV; the protein is encoded by the coding sequence ATGGAAGAACTACTCCTGTTAGAGAGCAGAAGAAAAATTTATAGAGTAATTGAGAGCAATCAAGGTATCCATCTAAGAGAAATTTCTAGAATTTTAGGTATGCATCTGAGTTTAGTAGAGCACCATTTAAACTACATGGCTAAGCACGAACTTATTAATGCAATTGAAGAAGGCGGCTATAAAAGATATTACACTGGCAAGGAAATAATTGGCGCGAGAGATAAAAGGGTTCTAGCGCTGCTGCGCCAGAAAATGCCTCTTAAAATAGTGCTGTTCATCCTAGAGCATCCCAATTCAAGGCACAAAGATATTCTAACACAGTTAAATATTTCAGGCTCTACACTTTCATTCCATCTTAAAAAATTGGTTAAAGCCGGCATGCTGAATGTGGGCTCTCAGGGTAGCGAAAAGAGCTACGATATAAATGATAAAAGAGCGGTACTTAGACTTTTAATTGAGTACAAGCCTGCTGGTGAAGAGCTGACAGAGAGCTTTGTAGAGCTCTGGGAGCAGTTGAAAGTTTAA
- a CDS encoding TraB domain-containing protein translates to MLTLIGVAHVFDIAEQVEMVIKEKKPDIICVELDRARYLAIKEQHLSKDVTLPYRLLALFQRRIASKYGIKVGSEMLAALETAATLNIPTEFIDMDGIQIFARLWKSMALSERLRLVIGGFFGLFVRKKRLEEELEKFEKTYDQYMEIFGNAFPTVKKILIDERNQHMANMLQNLCSKYKKVLAVVGEGHVEGLKKLLYNLEPEIIKLSSLRKMGAATLKTTSEVSIGYTLNE, encoded by the coding sequence ATGCTAACTTTAATTGGTGTAGCGCACGTATTTGATATCGCGGAGCAGGTAGAGATGGTAATTAAAGAAAAGAAGCCTGATATTATTTGCGTTGAGCTTGATAGAGCTAGGTACTTAGCGATTAAGGAGCAACACTTGAGCAAAGATGTTACTCTACCTTATAGATTGCTTGCACTGTTTCAGCGCAGAATTGCTTCTAAATACGGTATCAAAGTGGGTAGCGAAATGCTCGCTGCGCTAGAGACTGCAGCTACACTCAATATTCCAACAGAATTTATAGATATGGATGGAATACAAATTTTTGCAAGGCTGTGGAAGAGTATGGCACTGAGCGAAAGGCTCAGGCTCGTGATAGGCGGCTTTTTTGGATTGTTCGTCAGAAAAAAGCGGTTAGAAGAAGAGCTTGAAAAGTTCGAAAAAACTTACGACCAATATATGGAAATTTTTGGTAACGCGTTTCCAACTGTAAAGAAAATTTTAATTGACGAGCGAAACCAACACATGGCAAACATGCTCCAAAACTTGTGCTCCAAGTACAAAAAAGTGCTTGCAGTAGTTGGCGAAGGGCATGTTGAGGGACTTAAAAAATTACTTTATAATTTAGAGCCTGAGATAATAAAATTAAGTAGCTTAAGAAAAATGGGCGCAGCAACATTAAAAACTACTTCTGAAGTATCTATAGGATATACGCTCAATGAATGA
- a CDS encoding carboxypeptidase-like regulatory domain-containing protein, with product MKRKALLVFCILVALLTAWLLSLTASAENQNCVLNGRVVDEEGFGIEDALVIIANKPYLTDFAGRYVAYNLAPGCYNITIRKEGYIPKTESVELRPDETKDLITTLTKPKPGVPANDLIVFMLACLGAGIVILGGIFMRKLGSE from the coding sequence ATGAAAAGAAAAGCACTGTTGGTATTTTGTATTTTAGTGGCTCTTTTAACAGCTTGGCTCCTGAGCCTAACTGCCAGCGCTGAAAACCAAAACTGTGTGCTTAACGGTAGAGTGGTAGATGAAGAAGGCTTTGGTATAGAAGATGCTTTGGTGATAATTGCCAACAAGCCCTATCTAACAGATTTCGCAGGCAGGTATGTAGCTTACAATCTCGCTCCGGGCTGCTACAATATAACTATTAGAAAGGAGGGCTACATTCCAAAAACAGAATCTGTTGAGCTTAGGCCTGATGAGACTAAAGACCTCATCACAACTTTAACGAAGCCTAAACCTGGAGTACCTGCTAACGATCTTATCGTATTTATGCTGGCATGCTTAGGAGCTGGTATTGTAATATTGGGCGGAATATTTATGAGGAAATTGGGTAGTGAGTAA